In the Brucella anthropi ATCC 49188 genome, one interval contains:
- a CDS encoding lysophospholipid acyltransferase family protein, which produces MLLYLRSILFNAAFYICTLVQMIVYTPFYFLLPRKKAWIVPKLWARVNLWLQKHIVGTDYVVEGLENIPEGAYICAPKHQSAWDTYAFLPYLDDPVLILKRELMRIPLFGWYIAKMQMIPVDRGSRVKALHSITKGAEKAIAEGRQILIYPEGTRRAPGAPPHYKYGIVHLYEALNLPVLPIAHNAGLYWPRRKFLRYPGTIRARILPPIPAGLPKDEFLKRLIETTETACDEFLVAASRDPNPPPMPPTAVQRLNELGA; this is translated from the coding sequence ATGCTTCTCTATCTGCGCTCAATCTTGTTCAATGCGGCGTTTTATATCTGCACACTGGTTCAGATGATCGTCTATACGCCTTTCTATTTTCTTCTGCCCCGCAAGAAGGCCTGGATCGTGCCGAAGCTGTGGGCACGGGTCAATCTCTGGCTCCAGAAGCATATTGTCGGCACCGACTATGTGGTTGAAGGATTGGAGAACATTCCTGAGGGCGCTTATATCTGTGCGCCAAAGCACCAGTCTGCCTGGGATACCTATGCTTTCCTGCCCTATCTTGACGATCCCGTGCTGATCCTGAAGCGGGAATTGATGCGCATTCCGCTTTTCGGCTGGTATATCGCGAAAATGCAGATGATCCCGGTCGATCGCGGTTCTCGCGTCAAGGCACTGCATTCCATCACCAAGGGCGCAGAAAAGGCGATCGCGGAAGGCCGCCAGATTCTGATCTATCCAGAAGGAACGCGTCGGGCGCCTGGTGCTCCACCGCACTATAAATATGGCATCGTCCATCTTTACGAAGCGCTCAATCTGCCGGTTTTGCCGATTGCGCACAATGCAGGCCTCTACTGGCCGCGCCGCAAATTTCTGCGTTATCCGGGAACCATTCGCGCCCGTATTCTGCCGCCAATTCCGGCAGGTCTTCCGAAGGATGAATTTCTCAAAAGATTGATTGAAACGACCGAGACGGCCTGCGACGAATTTCTGGTCGCCGCCAGCCGCGATCCCAATCCGCCACCCATGCCACCGACCGCCGTTCAAAGACTGAACGAGCTCGGCGCCTAA
- the hpt gene encoding hypoxanthine phosphoribosyltransferase: MPEVGGKTIEVLFSPDEIAGRNLELAKAIAERKFHNLLTISILKGSFIFAADLIRAMHDAGVEPDVEFITVSSYGKGTTSAEVRLLRDIDSDVRDRDVLLIDDILESGKTLKFVRELMLERGARSVSIAVLLDKSVRRKVDLDADFVAFECPDYFVVGYGMDVGHAFRQLPFVGRVMD, translated from the coding sequence ATGCCCGAAGTCGGTGGCAAGACAATCGAAGTTCTCTTTAGCCCGGACGAGATTGCCGGTCGCAATCTCGAGCTCGCCAAGGCCATTGCTGAACGCAAGTTCCACAACCTGCTGACGATTTCGATCCTGAAGGGTTCCTTCATCTTTGCAGCCGACCTCATCCGCGCAATGCATGATGCGGGCGTGGAGCCCGATGTCGAATTCATCACGGTTTCAAGCTACGGCAAGGGCACGACAAGCGCCGAAGTTCGTCTTCTGCGCGATATCGACAGCGATGTTCGCGACCGCGATGTACTGCTGATCGATGATATTCTGGAGTCTGGAAAGACACTGAAATTCGTTCGCGAACTTATGCTGGAACGCGGAGCGCGGAGCGTCAGCATTGCTGTTCTTCTCGACAAGAGCGTGCGCCGCAAGGTCGATCTTGATGCCGATTTCGTGGCTTTCGAATGCCCCGACTATTTTGTCGTCGGTTATGGCATGGACGTTGGGCACGCCTTCCGCCAGTTGCCTTTTGTCGGTCGTGTGATGGATTAA
- a CDS encoding class I SAM-dependent methyltransferase, producing the protein MHPDIIELRSFYDTTLGHLAERAIRMALAGLWGHVPGERLVGMGYSLPYLDRFSADTERTFAFMPAGQGAVAWPSVEKTATALVFDEELPLPDSSIDRVLMVHALEYAENPTETLKEMWRVLAPNGRLVIVVPNRRGVWARFEHTPFGSGRPYSRTQLTTLLREANFTVSTVSDALHFPPATRRWMMRPCLALEGMGRRLWPVFSGVLVVEAQKRLYQGLPVAQRSSRRVFVPVLAPQGTPVGGLRKAPARTSKTDQKS; encoded by the coding sequence ATGCATCCAGACATCATCGAACTGCGATCATTTTACGACACCACGCTGGGCCATCTCGCGGAACGCGCCATTCGCATGGCGCTTGCCGGCCTATGGGGTCACGTGCCGGGAGAGCGGCTTGTCGGCATGGGCTACAGCCTGCCCTATCTCGACCGCTTCAGCGCCGATACGGAGCGGACATTCGCGTTCATGCCTGCCGGTCAGGGAGCCGTCGCCTGGCCCTCAGTAGAGAAAACGGCAACAGCGCTTGTTTTCGATGAGGAACTGCCGCTACCCGATTCCTCGATCGATCGGGTGCTTATGGTGCATGCGCTGGAGTATGCGGAAAATCCGACAGAAACGCTGAAAGAGATGTGGCGCGTCCTCGCCCCCAATGGGCGGCTCGTCATCGTGGTGCCGAACCGGCGCGGTGTCTGGGCCCGCTTCGAGCATACACCTTTCGGCAGCGGGCGACCTTATAGCCGCACACAGCTGACGACCTTGCTGCGTGAAGCGAATTTCACCGTGAGCACGGTGAGCGATGCCCTGCATTTTCCGCCCGCCACGCGCCGATGGATGATGCGGCCCTGTCTGGCGCTGGAAGGCATGGGGCGGAGACTGTGGCCGGTCTTTTCAGGCGTTCTGGTGGTGGAAGCGCAAAAGCGTCTTTATCAGGGACTGCCTGTCGCACAGCGCTCCTCGCGCCGTGTCTTCGTTCCGGTTCTCGCACCTCAGGGCACACCTGTTGGCGGATTACGGAAAGCACCGGCACGGACAAGCAAGACAGATCAAAAGAGTTAG
- a CDS encoding YggT family protein: MIALFRTIDLALDIYTYIIIASAIFSWLYAFNVVNSGNRFVASIGEFLYKVTEPVLRPIRNILPNLGGIDISPIVLLLIIFFIRQFMWTTLLPLFL, encoded by the coding sequence ATGATCGCATTGTTCCGCACCATTGATTTGGCGCTCGATATCTACACCTATATCATTATAGCGAGTGCCATCTTCTCGTGGCTCTATGCGTTCAATGTCGTCAATTCCGGCAACCGTTTCGTGGCTTCGATCGGTGAGTTTCTCTACAAGGTGACGGAACCCGTTCTGCGGCCGATCCGCAATATCTTACCCAATCTCGGCGGCATCGATATTTCACCGATCGTCCTGCTGCTGATCATCTTCTTCATCCGCCAGTTCATGTGGACGACGCTGCTGCCGCTTTTCCTGTAA
- the ppa gene encoding inorganic diphosphatase, whose protein sequence is MNIDAISIGSNPPEDVNVIIEVPVGGQPIKYEMDKKAGALIVDRFLYTPMTYPGNYGFVPHTLSEDGDPIDVLVCNTRPLVPGCVINVRPIGVLVMEDNSGKDEKIIAVPSPHLTRRYEKIHDYTDMPEITLKQIAHFFEHYKDLEPGKWVKIGDWGDEDYARKFIVEAIERAKGK, encoded by the coding sequence ATGAATATTGATGCCATCTCCATCGGCTCCAATCCTCCTGAAGACGTCAACGTCATCATTGAAGTGCCTGTCGGCGGCCAGCCGATCAAGTACGAGATGGACAAGAAGGCCGGCGCCCTCATCGTCGACCGCTTCCTCTATACGCCAATGACCTATCCGGGCAATTACGGCTTCGTGCCACATACGCTTTCGGAAGACGGTGACCCGATTGACGTTCTCGTCTGCAACACCCGTCCGCTGGTTCCCGGCTGCGTGATCAATGTTCGCCCGATCGGCGTTCTGGTCATGGAAGACAATTCCGGCAAGGACGAGAAGATTATTGCAGTGCCGTCGCCGCACCTGACGCGCCGCTACGAGAAGATTCACGACTATACCGATATGCCGGAGATCACTCTGAAGCAGATTGCGCATTTCTTCGAACACTACAAGGATCTGGAACCCGGCAAGTGGGTCAAGATCGGTGACTGGGGTGACGAAGATTACGCACGCAAATTCATCGTCGAAGCTATCGAACGCGCCAAGGGCAAGTAA
- the ftsE gene encoding cell division ATP-binding protein FtsE, translating to MGPEILRDVSFHIPPRSFQFLTGPSGAGKTSLMRLLFMALKPTRGLINIFGKDVARLNHAEIPLLRRRIGIVFQDFRLLDHMTTYENVALPLRVRGKEEATYRHEVEELLHWVGLGDRMNVLPPVLSGGEKQRAAIARALIDQPELLLADEPTGNVDPPLAKRLLRLFTELNRSGTAVIIATHDLSLMEQVDARRMILEHGRLDIYD from the coding sequence ATGGGTCCTGAGATCCTGCGCGATGTCAGTTTCCATATTCCGCCGCGTTCATTCCAGTTTTTGACCGGCCCTTCCGGGGCAGGAAAAACGTCGCTCATGCGCCTTCTTTTCATGGCCCTGAAGCCGACGCGCGGTCTTATCAATATTTTCGGCAAGGATGTTGCGCGGCTCAATCATGCGGAAATTCCGCTTCTGCGCCGTCGTATTGGCATCGTGTTCCAGGATTTCCGCCTGCTCGACCATATGACCACCTATGAGAATGTGGCGCTTCCACTGCGCGTGCGCGGAAAGGAAGAGGCAACCTATCGTCATGAGGTGGAGGAACTTCTGCATTGGGTCGGGCTCGGCGACCGCATGAATGTGCTGCCGCCGGTTCTTTCAGGCGGTGAGAAGCAGCGCGCAGCGATTGCGCGCGCGCTCATTGATCAGCCGGAACTTCTTCTGGCCGACGAACCGACCGGCAATGTCGATCCGCCGCTTGCGAAGCGTCTGCTGCGCCTTTTCACCGAGCTGAACCGTTCGGGCACGGCTGTGATTATCGCGACCCACGACCTTTCCCTGATGGAGCAGGTGGATGCGCGACGCATGATCCTCGAACATGGGCGGCTGGACATCTATGATTGA
- a CDS encoding YdcF family protein — MAQRQTANGFSSGDVVWRRSRNGAHLQSLALASGNFLWSVMMRMFRRLQPVSIVLFVILLAFLVGFVAFGEKVTSMQPPAIDEPADAIIVLTGGQSRIQAAVDLLKDKRGKRLLISGVHPATNEKALQRATHADQSLFDCCVDLDRSALNTIGNATESERWIRTNNYRRVILVTNNYHIPRSTLEMSYRMKDVEFIPYPVVNGDRREHSWVSEGDTLRVLFIEYVKYLGAAVRVGTTELFGTQTNQSVTTEN, encoded by the coding sequence GTGGCACAGAGGCAGACAGCAAACGGGTTTTCTTCAGGAGATGTGGTCTGGCGCCGCAGCCGGAATGGCGCTCACCTGCAATCTCTTGCACTTGCCTCCGGCAATTTCCTATGGTCTGTCATGATGCGCATGTTCAGACGTCTCCAGCCCGTTTCCATCGTTCTGTTTGTTATTCTTCTGGCGTTTCTCGTCGGCTTCGTCGCGTTCGGTGAAAAGGTCACTAGCATGCAGCCGCCGGCTATCGACGAGCCCGCTGATGCCATCATCGTTCTCACCGGTGGCCAGTCCAGAATTCAGGCTGCGGTCGATCTTCTGAAGGACAAGCGAGGAAAGCGGCTTCTGATCAGTGGTGTTCATCCGGCGACCAATGAAAAGGCACTGCAGCGTGCGACCCATGCCGACCAGAGTCTCTTCGATTGCTGTGTCGATCTCGACCGGTCGGCGCTCAACACCATTGGCAACGCGACCGAAAGCGAACGCTGGATTCGTACCAACAACTATCGTCGCGTGATCCTGGTCACCAACAACTACCATATTCCGCGCAGCACGCTGGAAATGTCCTATCGCATGAAGGATGTGGAATTCATTCCCTATCCGGTCGTGAACGGGGACCGCCGCGAACATAGCTGGGTTTCCGAAGGCGACACATTGCGCGTGCTCTTCATCGAATATGTGAAATATCTTGGCGCCGCTGTCCGTGTGGGTACGACCGAACTGTTCGGAACGCAGACCAATCAGAGTGTAACGACCGAGAATTGA
- a CDS encoding cell division protein FtsX produces MIDAKNAWRRTLDDIRVRFEDLKDMLLVRIGKRRKRQGPSPIVPDGSVTGTALVIVIAIMTFLACLTMGGVTLVRASAAAWQSQIAREATIQIRPVDGQDMEKALAQASEIARGFAGVKGTSIIDKDATARLLEPWLGSGLNIDELPVPRLVVVTIDENAPPDFETMRTEITRAIPAATFDDHRTWVDRLVSMAHTTVFVGTGVLSLVIAATVLTVIFATRGAMSGNGHIIEVLHFIGAESKFVAREFEWHFFRTALKGALCGGAAAMLVFLMFSWWASSHMATPEGDQAAAMFGNFAIGRDGYIGAAVIIILVSFLTMLTSRLTVIRQLATMDGPGVRSE; encoded by the coding sequence ATGATTGATGCAAAGAACGCCTGGCGACGTACGTTGGATGACATCCGGGTCCGTTTCGAAGACCTCAAGGACATGCTGCTCGTTCGTATAGGCAAACGCCGGAAGCGTCAGGGACCGAGTCCCATCGTGCCTGATGGCAGCGTAACGGGAACCGCACTTGTCATCGTGATCGCGATCATGACCTTTCTTGCCTGCCTGACGATGGGCGGCGTGACGCTCGTTCGCGCCTCGGCCGCTGCCTGGCAGAGCCAGATAGCTCGCGAAGCCACGATCCAGATCCGGCCTGTCGACGGGCAGGATATGGAAAAGGCGCTGGCTCAGGCCAGCGAAATCGCGCGTGGTTTTGCCGGTGTGAAAGGCACCAGCATCATCGACAAGGATGCGACCGCCCGGTTGCTCGAACCATGGCTCGGTAGTGGCCTTAACATCGATGAATTGCCTGTGCCGCGTCTTGTCGTCGTTACGATCGATGAAAATGCGCCACCTGATTTCGAAACCATGCGGACTGAAATCACCCGCGCCATTCCGGCTGCGACCTTCGATGATCACCGCACCTGGGTCGACCGTCTCGTCTCCATGGCGCATACGACGGTGTTCGTCGGCACAGGCGTTCTCTCGCTTGTGATCGCTGCGACCGTTCTAACCGTTATCTTTGCCACGCGCGGTGCGATGTCCGGCAATGGCCATATTATCGAGGTTCTGCATTTCATCGGCGCGGAATCGAAATTCGTGGCGCGCGAGTTTGAATGGCACTTCTTCCGCACAGCACTGAAAGGCGCACTGTGCGGTGGCGCGGCGGCAATGCTAGTCTTCCTGATGTTTTCCTGGTGGGCGTCGAGCCATATGGCTACACCTGAAGGCGATCAGGCTGCCGCCATGTTCGGCAATTTCGCCATCGGGCGCGATGGCTATATCGGCGCTGCCGTCATCATTATTCTGGTCAGTTTCCTGACCATGCTGACCAGCCGCCTGACGGTGATCCGCCAGCTTGCAACCATGGACGGTCCGGGAGTGCGCTCCGAATGA
- the hisC gene encoding histidinol-phosphate transaminase yields MTDTQNLTRPQPKAGLLDIAAYVPGKEHVEGVAKVYKLSSNETPIGPSPHAVEAYRHAGEKLELYPDGQALALREAIAETQGLNMANILCGNGSDELLGLICQTYLAPGDEAIITEHGFAVYKIQTLGAGATPITVKEKNERIDVDAILAGLSPRTKIVFIANPANPTGTYLPFEEVRRLHAGLPKHVLLVLDAAYAEYVRRNDYESGLELVSSNENVVMTRTFSKIHGLPGLRIGWMYAPLHVVDAVNRIRGPFNMNSAAIAAGAAAIRDRAHVEKSITYNDKWLGWLTEEFTRLGLRVTPSVTNFLLIHFPDNGAHSADKADEWLSGRGYILRRVGGYGFPNALRMTVGPEEANRGVVVALTEFLK; encoded by the coding sequence ATGACCGATACGCAGAACCTTACCCGTCCCCAGCCCAAGGCAGGCCTGCTCGACATCGCAGCCTACGTACCCGGCAAGGAACATGTGGAAGGCGTTGCCAAGGTCTATAAGCTCTCCTCCAACGAAACGCCAATCGGGCCTAGCCCGCATGCGGTCGAAGCCTATCGACACGCAGGCGAGAAGCTGGAGCTTTATCCCGATGGACAGGCCCTGGCGCTGCGTGAGGCAATTGCCGAAACGCAGGGGCTCAACATGGCCAACATCCTGTGCGGCAATGGTTCCGACGAGCTGCTTGGCCTGATCTGCCAGACCTATCTTGCTCCGGGCGACGAAGCCATCATCACGGAGCACGGTTTTGCCGTCTACAAGATCCAGACGCTGGGTGCCGGCGCGACGCCGATCACGGTGAAGGAGAAGAACGAGCGTATCGACGTGGATGCCATTCTGGCTGGCCTGTCGCCACGCACGAAGATCGTCTTCATCGCCAATCCGGCCAATCCAACCGGAACCTATCTGCCTTTCGAGGAAGTCCGCCGCCTTCATGCCGGATTGCCGAAGCATGTGCTTCTGGTTCTCGATGCGGCCTATGCAGAATATGTTCGTCGCAATGACTATGAATCGGGCCTCGAACTCGTTTCATCCAACGAGAATGTTGTCATGACGCGCACCTTCTCAAAAATCCACGGGCTTCCGGGTCTACGTATTGGCTGGATGTATGCGCCGCTGCATGTGGTCGATGCCGTCAATCGCATCCGCGGGCCATTCAATATGAATTCGGCCGCCATTGCCGCCGGTGCTGCGGCCATCCGCGATCGCGCCCACGTCGAAAAATCGATCACCTACAACGACAAATGGCTTGGCTGGCTGACCGAAGAGTTCACCAGACTTGGTCTTCGGGTTACGCCGTCAGTCACGAACTTCCTGCTGATCCATTTTCCGGACAATGGCGCGCATTCCGCCGACAAGGCCGACGAGTGGCTCTCCGGGCGTGGCTATATACTGCGTCGCGTCGGCGGTTACGGGTTCCCCAATGCCTTGCGCATGACGGTCGGACCGGAGGAAGCCAATCGTGGCGTCGTCGTCGCCCTGACCGAATTTTTGAAGTAG
- a CDS encoding DUF2125 domain-containing protein, which yields MAHTGMNASKSRKRPIALIVILLVLIAGYTAGWFYIANRLEARAKADMAKLASQGVGVKCEDLRMGGYPLRVNVVCDSISWQRPSEGMAFRAGRFTSGSPVYAPRSLSNDLTGPAFIEFPGLEPLEVNWSKFTSNTRLARPFPTEIELAAREVAVGLRTEATTTVPLSTLEQMDFRMSASDDTLKVNGRFAGLKLAKAAIGTATSPEIDGVADIDVSDAATLLARGDAPFHERLRGHSGTVNQAFLSMPNGAMVSVAGPFSVDADGLINADVKLTLVNPQSLAQAGQTVFPEQGGNIATVLFALSAMPKDENGNPVMEIAVRKGKVSAGFIPLGRLPAL from the coding sequence ATGGCGCATACTGGAATGAACGCATCGAAGTCCAGAAAGCGTCCCATCGCGCTCATTGTCATTCTGCTTGTCTTGATCGCTGGCTATACAGCGGGCTGGTTCTATATCGCAAACAGGCTAGAGGCACGAGCCAAGGCCGACATGGCCAAGCTCGCCTCTCAGGGCGTCGGCGTGAAATGCGAAGACTTGCGCATGGGCGGCTATCCGTTGCGCGTCAATGTCGTCTGCGACAGCATTTCCTGGCAGCGTCCTTCTGAAGGCATGGCGTTCCGCGCAGGGCGCTTCACCTCGGGTTCCCCGGTCTATGCGCCACGTTCCCTCTCGAACGATCTGACAGGACCCGCCTTCATCGAATTTCCGGGGCTGGAACCGCTGGAAGTCAACTGGAGCAAGTTTACCTCCAACACCCGGCTGGCACGTCCGTTCCCGACCGAGATTGAGCTCGCTGCGCGTGAAGTAGCTGTCGGTCTTCGCACCGAAGCCACCACGACAGTGCCACTCAGCACGCTTGAGCAGATGGATTTCCGCATGAGCGCCTCGGATGACACATTGAAGGTCAATGGTCGCTTTGCCGGTCTGAAACTTGCCAAGGCAGCGATTGGTACAGCCACCAGCCCTGAAATCGACGGTGTGGCGGATATCGATGTGTCCGATGCCGCGACGTTGCTCGCAAGGGGTGACGCTCCCTTTCATGAACGGTTGCGCGGGCATTCCGGTACCGTCAATCAGGCTTTCCTGTCCATGCCCAATGGAGCGATGGTTTCGGTAGCCGGACCGTTTTCGGTCGATGCTGACGGGCTGATCAATGCCGATGTGAAGCTGACACTGGTTAACCCGCAATCGCTGGCGCAGGCTGGTCAGACAGTGTTTCCCGAGCAGGGTGGCAATATCGCTACCGTTCTGTTTGCTCTCTCGGCCATGCCGAAAGATGAAAACGGCAATCCCGTGATGGAGATTGCCGTTCGCAAGGGTAAGGTCAGCGCTGGATTTATTCCGCTCGGGCGGTTGCCTGCGCTGTAA
- a CDS encoding gamma-glutamylcyclotransferase, with protein sequence MTTALNDRRMNDFWVFGYGSLMWRPGFAHVETVRARLYGYRRSLCIYSHVHRGTPDRPGLVLGLDTGGSCLGIAFRVPGDMTGEVMTYLREREMSNQVYHEKHLRLRLADGRNVDAVTYVADRHHIQYAGSLSPESAAAIVASARGDSGANVDYVANTLQHLRNMRVRDHWLEHVNDLIHHTIQHQTGGSSG encoded by the coding sequence ATGACCACAGCTCTCAATGACAGGCGAATGAACGATTTCTGGGTTTTCGGCTATGGCTCGCTGATGTGGCGACCGGGCTTTGCACATGTGGAGACCGTCCGGGCGCGCCTTTACGGCTACAGGCGCAGCCTGTGCATCTATTCGCATGTCCATCGCGGAACGCCGGACCGACCGGGTCTGGTCCTGGGCCTGGACACCGGTGGCTCATGTCTCGGCATCGCTTTTCGCGTGCCTGGTGACATGACTGGCGAAGTGATGACCTATCTGCGCGAACGTGAAATGTCGAACCAAGTTTATCACGAAAAGCATCTGCGCCTGCGCCTCGCTGACGGTCGCAATGTCGATGCGGTCACCTATGTCGCGGACCGGCACCACATTCAATATGCCGGATCGCTTTCACCTGAGAGTGCCGCAGCGATCGTCGCATCTGCTCGCGGCGATTCCGGTGCCAATGTGGATTATGTCGCCAATACGCTCCAGCATCTGCGCAACATGCGGGTACGCGATCATTGGTTGGAACATGTCAACGATCTCATTCACCACACTATCCAACATCAAACGGGCGGTTCCAGCGGTTAG
- a CDS encoding prephenate/arogenate dehydrogenase family protein: MSTIHFNKIALIGIGLIGSSLARVIRREKLADHIAIATRSSETLKRADELGLGDSYTTDSAEAVKDADLIVVSVPVGSSGTVARQIAANLKPGAIVTDVGSTKASVIAQMQPELPDNVHFIPGHPLAGTEYSGPDAGFAELFTNRWCILTPLPDTSEAALEKLSEFWVACGSRLDRMDPQHHDLVLAIVSHLPHIIAYNIVGTASDLEQVTKSEVIKYSASGFRDFTRLAASDPTMWRDVCLHNKDAILEMLGRFSEDLASLQRSIRWGDGEALFDLFTRTRAVRRGIIDAGQEVDAPDFGRQAATRTSEQK; encoded by the coding sequence ATGTCCACGATCCATTTCAACAAGATCGCCCTGATCGGCATCGGCCTTATTGGCTCATCGCTGGCGCGCGTCATTCGACGCGAAAAGCTCGCCGATCATATCGCCATCGCCACGCGCAGCAGTGAAACACTGAAGCGGGCCGATGAACTGGGTCTCGGTGACAGCTACACCACCGACAGTGCTGAGGCCGTCAAGGATGCCGATCTGATCGTTGTATCTGTGCCGGTCGGCTCGTCAGGAACGGTTGCACGCCAGATCGCGGCAAACCTCAAGCCCGGTGCCATCGTCACCGATGTTGGCTCCACCAAGGCTTCCGTGATTGCGCAGATGCAGCCGGAATTGCCGGACAATGTGCATTTCATTCCCGGCCACCCGCTCGCAGGCACGGAATATTCCGGCCCGGATGCCGGCTTTGCAGAGCTTTTCACCAATCGCTGGTGCATTCTGACGCCCCTGCCCGACACGAGTGAAGCAGCTCTCGAAAAGCTGAGCGAGTTCTGGGTCGCCTGCGGCTCACGACTTGATCGCATGGACCCGCAGCACCACGATCTGGTGCTGGCCATTGTCTCGCATCTGCCGCACATCATCGCCTACAATATCGTTGGCACAGCCAGTGATCTGGAACAGGTGACCAAGTCGGAAGTCATCAAATACTCGGCTTCCGGTTTCCGCGATTTCACGCGACTGGCCGCATCCGATCCGACGATGTGGCGCGATGTATGCCTGCACAACAAGGATGCCATCCTCGAAATGCTCGGGCGTTTTTCGGAAGATCTCGCCTCGCTTCAGCGCTCGATCCGCTGGGGGGATGGTGAAGCGCTGTTCGACCTTTTCACGCGCACGCGCGCTGTCCGGCGCGGCATCATCGATGCAGGTCAGGAAGTGGATGCGCCTGATTTCGGCCGTCAGGCTGCAACGCGTACCAGCGAGCAAAAATAG